AGGGCTTGAACACGCCCGAGGGCATGGAGATGATCGCGTCCAGCTTCTGCTCCTCCACCAGGATCTTGCGCAACGCCTTATGGGCCTTGCTCGATCCGAACAGAACCCCGTCCGGCACAATGACTGCTGCCCGGCCCCCGGTCCGCAGCAAGCGGAGAAACAGGGCCAGAAAGAGCAGCTCGGTCTTCTTGGTTTTGACCACCTGTTGCAGATCCTTGGCAATGGACTCGTAATCCAGGCTACCTGCAAAGGGGGGATTGGCCAGGAGCAGGGAGTATTTTTCCTCATCCAGCTGATCAGCCTGGGCCAGCGAATCCTTGTAGCGGATGTCCGGGTTTTCCACCCCGTGCAGGAGCATGTTCATGCTGCCGATGCGGAGCATGGTGGAATCGAAATCATAGCCGTGAAAGGTGCCTTGGTTAAAGCGGTAACGGCTTTCCTCATTTTTATAGATCTCTGCGCTATGGTGCTCCTGAAGAAATTCCGAGGCCGCGATCAGGAAGCCTGCCGTACCACAGGCCGGGTCGCAGATCACATCATTGGCCGTGGGCGCGGTCATGTCCACCATCAGGCGGATGATGTGGCGGGGGGTGCGGAACTGACCGTTCTGGCCTGCCGAGGCAATCTTGCCCAACATGTACTCGTAAAGATCACCCTTGGTGTCCTTGTCCGCCATCTCGATGCTGTCCAGCTGATCCACCACATTGGTTAGCACTTTCGGGGCAGGAATCATGAACAGGGCATCTTTCATGTGGTGGGAATAGGTGGAGTCTTCTTGCTTCTTTTTCTTGTCCTCCTTACCCTCGTTTTCCTTGTGTTTATACGCAACAGCTCCTTCGGCAACCTGAAAAAGGGGAGCTGGCGATTCTTCCTTTGTGTTTTCCTCCATGCTGTCAGTTTTTCCCAGCGCCTTGATAAAGGGAAAAACCTGATCCTTGACCGTAAGGAACATCTGCTCCGGGGCCTGTTCCTTAAAACGGGACCAGCGCAGATGGCCCTGATCCTCGCTGAAGATCGGCTGCTCAATGGGCTTATCCAGGCGGTTGGCCTTGTGCTCAGCCAGGGTGTGCAGCTCGTCGAGCCGCTTGATAAAGAGCAGGTAGGTCAGCTGCTCAATAACCGTGAGTGGGTTGGATATGCCGCCAGACCACATGGTGTCCCAGATACTATCCACCTTGGATTTGAGTTCTCCGGTGATCATAACTTATGTGTTCTCCTTGCAGGATTCTCTCGTTCAGCGGGTGCAAAACCGCAGCTGTCTGATTCCTGATTTTATTATAGCTTCTTAGGATGCAAGCGTTTTGGGCCTACTGGGCCGTTTTTCGATTCCGGTTCTGTAATCAGGCCATTCCATGTATTGCCTGAAGAGGGGGAGCCATTATGCGCTGCCCCTGAGCCTTGCTTCTTCACCCCATTGCCCTGATCCCCATCCCCGGTCAGCAGATTTATTGCCGTTATCGAGTAAGTGCCCTGGTAAGCCGACCT
This is a stretch of genomic DNA from Candidatus Electrothrix rattekaaiensis. It encodes these proteins:
- a CDS encoding class I SAM-dependent DNA methyltransferase, with the translated sequence MITGELKSKVDSIWDTMWSGGISNPLTVIEQLTYLLFIKRLDELHTLAEHKANRLDKPIEQPIFSEDQGHLRWSRFKEQAPEQMFLTVKDQVFPFIKALGKTDSMEENTKEESPAPLFQVAEGAVAYKHKENEGKEDKKKKQEDSTYSHHMKDALFMIPAPKVLTNVVDQLDSIEMADKDTKGDLYEYMLGKIASAGQNGQFRTPRHIIRLMVDMTAPTANDVICDPACGTAGFLIAASEFLQEHHSAEIYKNEESRYRFNQGTFHGYDFDSTMLRIGSMNMLLHGVENPDIRYKDSLAQADQLDEEKYSLLLANPPFAGSLDYESIAKDLQQVVKTKKTELLFLALFLRLLRTGGRAAVIVPDGVLFGSSKAHKALRKILVEEQKLDAIISMPSGVFKPYAGVSTAILFFTKTNSGGTDQVWFYDMRSDGFSLDDKRSPQPDKSDLPDILARWQDFQAGCTAETKRERTEQSFFVPKEEIAGNDYDLSINRYKEVVYEAVEYDPPGVILERLAALEGEIAAGREELEGLLGEKATQCVAN